Sequence from the Cucurbita pepo subsp. pepo cultivar mu-cu-16 chromosome LG02, ASM280686v2, whole genome shotgun sequence genome:
ATCTGTATCAGATATACACAAAGGACAACAATCATGGTTTCCACCATATCTAGAAATGATGCTCGGAGGGACCATTGCTAACTGATAAACATGCATAATTTCTCTTGTCAACCTGTTAACATCAGCAAACCAAAAAGACTGTCACCGAGAGCTACGTGACCGAGCGACACTTGCGGTATCAGGTTCAAAAAGAGGAAGACTGTTCTAATTCTGTAGGTATATGTGCCTATCAATTTGCCTATGGTGCATTTACACTCGAGACTATGACTCGTAAAGAGAGTGCCACTAGAAAGGACGGGACCTATTGGTCGACAACTAGACCGAGATATTTGAAGGGAATGGATTTAGATGATTTGCTACCCTTTATAGACCGAAAAAAGGTAGGTGCCTATTGAGAAGATAGGCATTTTATGAACTCAATTGTTTCTTATAACCACTCATTATGTCCAAGATTGGTATATTCCACAAGGAAAGGTTCACAAACTTTCAACATGATTCATGCActtcttccctctctctcttgttttctttcccTCTGCCCCGAACACGAGACAGGACGATAATTGGAATTACTTTATGGCTGACACAtattgtaacggctcaagcccacccctaacaaatattgtcctctttgggcattccctttcgggcttcccctcaaagtttttaaaacgcacttataaagggtgtttcgttctcctccccaaccgatgtgggatctcacacatataAGCATCGATTACTGGAAAAGAAGTTGTATACAGGTAATATTAACGCTAAACGCTCGTCAATGATTGGTGAGACTTACCTAAATTTCCGTTTAGGATATCATTAGTCATAGGTCCTCCAGCAGGGCCAGGTGCTGCTACTGTTTGACTCTGCAAAACTGATGGGGGACAAAATCTGAAGACATTTATGGGctgcaaaacaaaacaagttcTGATAAGTCCGAGCCGTTACAGTTTTCGAACAAACCAACAACACAACCTGATCTCGAACCTGTGAGGCCGGTTGCATATGATGGAAACCCATTAGACGAGCATACTGCTCTTGCAAAGCCGGATTCTGCATCTGATTTTGATAATTCATGGGGTTGAAAATTTGAGGTTGGCATATCATAGGCTGGTTCGGCATTGGAGTCACTGAAACCGATTGATCGACAATCGGGACCCGAGGTAATTGCATCGAGTTGTGAATTGAAGGCATTGAAGGTTGAGCCATACCGATTCCCATAGCCATCCGAGACATGTAATGTTGAACGCTCGGAAACATCATCGGCGCCATCCCACTTCCCATCCACATTACCTATTGAACATTTAGCAATTACAACAAAATTGTGGCTTGTATTGTACGTAGAATTCTTGGTTAAACTCATACCTGTAGTTGTAATTGAAGTGACTTCAAATATTCAATAGCTTCATCGAGCATCGAAGCTTTGTCGGTCTGTCACAGAAGTACTACTTAATACAAGATTCACGGAGACCGAAAATTTTCGAGTCAACCAAAGAAAGGGAGACTAATACCTTATTACAGTGAGGTATGAGCTCTTGAAGAGCTTTCATCTTTTCATTAATCCTCTCCCTTCTCCTCTACATTACAAGTGAGTTCTAATCATAAGATTCAAAAGAGTAAAAAAGACTTATAAATGGAGAACTTTTGATATCATACCCTTTCCGAAAGGTTATGAACTTCAGCGACACGAGTTCTACGTGAAGAACCGGATCGAGGAGCTGTCCTGTTTCCCTCGGCAGATTCAAGTTCAGCTGTCTACAAAATGTTTTGTACCATAATGTTCATATCTAGAAAGCATAATCAATGAGCTTCACGATTGATAAAACGCTTAGTTAGTAGTTATACCTCGCTTTGGCACTCGGATTCTTCTCTATCTCGACCTTTTCGTTTGTTGCTATTACCTCCAGTAGACTGTCCAATTGTCCTACTTCTATCCATACTACTTCCCGAACCGCCTGACGACGAAGTGGTTGTTGGATCCATCGTCTCAGCTTTGTCTCTCTCACTTTGTGGAACCATTTTTCTATTATCTTCCTTGGAGAGACCAGCAGATAAACCAGCATTTCCAAAGCCACTGGTCGAAACTCGGCTCACATCAAGGTCGTTCGGATTCGGAACTTGATTGCTTCCACAATGGCTCGAACCAACAGTCATTGCTGAACAATCTCTACCCTCTACCTGTATCAAGTTTCCACACTCCCTCCCTCCATTTGATGATCCCAAATCACCCTTCAACG
This genomic interval carries:
- the LOC111789366 gene encoding transcription factor PIF4-like; this encodes MNSCFPDWNFEGDLPPAIHKKSIGHEHEELVELLWRNGQVVLQSQKGRKSNLISNESGQFQKLNQPVCRSSCGNSSSLIQEDETVSWIQDPVDDSFEKEFCSNFFSELPLVNPIEIVKQPTKHDGKHPRFGVFDTTSKHPTGLAEFLTNSMPPPRFQCLDSTRSNKDLGDLGEMVNSSRVCVPLKGDLGSSNGGRECGNLIQVEGRDCSAMTVGSSHCGSNQVPNPNDLDVSRVSTSGFGNAGLSAGLSKEDNRKMVPQSERDKAETMDPTTTSSSGGSGSSMDRSRTIGQSTGGNSNKRKGRDREESECQSETAELESAEGNRTAPRSGSSRRTRVAEVHNLSERRRRERINEKMKALQELIPHCNKTDKASMLDEAIEYLKSLQLQLQVMWMGSGMAPMMFPSVQHYMSRMAMGIGMAQPSMPSIHNSMQLPRVPIVDQSVSVTPMPNQPMICQPQIFNPMNYQNQMQNPALQEQYARLMGFHHMQPASQPINVFRFCPPSVLQSQTVAAPGPAGGPMTNDILNGNLG